A single genomic interval of Haloquadratum walsbyi C23 harbors:
- a CDS encoding tyrosine-type recombinase/integrase has translation MRPEHVSRIIRTAVKRAGIQEKMYEDRERRTRWKITSHTLRRSAASYLANKTGYPLHMLASDLNHRSVDTTGDRYVREDKVYFTYLSMVDFSETNISKTHRR, from the coding sequence ATGCGACCTGAGCACGTTTCACGTATCATCAGAACCGCTGTCAAGAGAGCAGGTATTCAGGAGAAGATGTACGAAGACAGGGAAAGGCGGACTCGGTGGAAAATCACCAGCCACACGCTACGTCGATCCGCTGCTTCCTATCTCGCCAACAAGACAGGCTATCCACTCCATATGTTGGCTTCCGATCTGAATCACCGCTCGGTTGATACTACCGGTGATAGGTATGTGCGTGAGGACAAGGTTTATTTCACTTATCTTAGCATGGTTGATTTCTCCGAGACCAACATCTCCAAGACACACAGACGATAA